From a region of the Tenggerimyces flavus genome:
- a CDS encoding ABC transporter substrate-binding protein, with amino-acid sequence MSTLTRRHLVGSIALLAVVSALAACGNNGAGTADGKVTLTFWSHTHPPMVELNKKLVAEYEKQHTNVKVQYETIPNDQFGTKMLTSLSNGSGPDIINMDDSALRGEYLPKKLLAPIDPEGFGAKSVDEIRAKYNEGTLDGASADGQLYGVPSEFNATAFVINTKHFKDAGLDPAKPPATWDDVTTYGKKLVAAGHEQAFSFNYLHSGWYTQQLQTLLNQTGGEIADPKTLKEAVTSPEAVKALQIWAKLATGPDKVHDPNASSRDATSPFSDLATGRQSMAVVYPWSMEQIRQSNPDTYKELQVVPLPQVDPAKPVNRWYAYYWAVNVASKQQPEAWKFISFMADNHERWIADVDFIQPVKGWETSAAAKELPALDVWAGAYANGAFDTVVPHYAEIQDAVTEMVNDAVFNGVAPEEAAKKAADQIQRSLDS; translated from the coding sequence ATGTCAACCCTCACACGTCGCCACCTCGTGGGCTCAATCGCCTTGCTGGCAGTGGTTTCCGCCCTCGCCGCCTGCGGCAACAACGGAGCGGGCACGGCCGATGGCAAGGTCACCTTGACGTTCTGGTCGCACACGCACCCGCCGATGGTCGAGCTCAACAAGAAGCTCGTCGCGGAGTACGAGAAGCAACACACCAACGTGAAAGTCCAATACGAGACGATCCCGAACGACCAGTTCGGAACGAAGATGCTGACCTCGCTGTCGAACGGCAGCGGCCCGGACATCATCAACATGGACGACAGCGCGCTGCGCGGCGAGTACCTGCCGAAGAAGCTGCTCGCCCCGATCGACCCCGAGGGCTTCGGCGCCAAGTCGGTCGACGAGATTCGCGCCAAATACAACGAAGGTACGCTCGACGGCGCCTCCGCGGACGGCCAGCTGTACGGCGTTCCCAGCGAGTTCAACGCCACCGCGTTCGTCATCAACACCAAGCACTTCAAGGACGCCGGGCTCGATCCCGCGAAGCCGCCGGCCACTTGGGACGACGTCACGACGTACGGCAAGAAGCTCGTCGCCGCCGGACACGAGCAGGCGTTCAGCTTCAACTACCTGCACTCCGGCTGGTACACCCAGCAGCTGCAGACTTTGCTCAACCAGACCGGCGGCGAGATCGCCGATCCGAAGACGCTGAAGGAAGCCGTCACCTCGCCCGAGGCCGTGAAAGCCCTGCAGATCTGGGCGAAACTCGCCACCGGACCGGACAAGGTGCACGACCCGAACGCCTCGTCGAGAGACGCGACGTCGCCGTTCTCCGACCTCGCGACCGGCCGCCAGTCGATGGCCGTCGTCTATCCCTGGTCGATGGAACAGATCCGGCAGAGCAACCCCGACACGTACAAGGAGCTCCAGGTCGTCCCGCTGCCGCAGGTCGATCCGGCCAAGCCGGTCAACCGCTGGTACGCGTACTACTGGGCCGTAAACGTCGCCAGCAAGCAGCAGCCCGAGGCGTGGAAGTTCATCTCGTTCATGGCCGACAACCACGAGCGTTGGATCGCCGACGTCGACTTCATCCAACCCGTCAAGGGCTGGGAGACCAGCGCGGCCGCGAAAGAGCTGCCCGCGTTGGACGTCTGGGCGGGCGCGTACGCGAACGGCGCGTTCGACACCGTCGTTCCGCACTACGCCGAGATCCAGGACGCCGTGACCGAGATGGTCAACGACGCCGTATTCAACGGAGTCGCCCCCGAGGAGGCGGCGAAGAAGGCGGCCGACCAGATCCAGCGCAGCCTGGACAGCTAG
- a CDS encoding DUF501 domain-containing protein has protein sequence MTVSPSDLDAVSAQLGRPARGVRAVAHRCGCGLPDVVETLPRLPDGTPFPTTFYLTCPRAAAEIGRLEASGLMREWTSRLESDPELAAAYRKAHEAYLAHREAISSVPEIAGVSAGGMPDRVKCLHALVGHALAAGQGVNPLGDEALELLPDWWAEGPCVGEEPG, from the coding sequence GTGACGGTTTCCCCCTCCGACCTCGACGCGGTCAGCGCGCAGCTCGGCCGGCCGGCGCGTGGCGTACGAGCGGTCGCGCACCGCTGCGGCTGCGGCCTGCCGGACGTCGTCGAGACGCTGCCGCGATTGCCGGACGGTACGCCGTTCCCGACCACGTTCTACCTGACCTGCCCGCGCGCCGCCGCCGAGATCGGGCGGCTGGAGGCGAGCGGGCTGATGCGCGAGTGGACGTCGCGGCTCGAGTCCGACCCCGAGCTGGCCGCCGCGTACCGCAAGGCGCACGAGGCGTACCTCGCGCACCGCGAGGCGATCTCGTCGGTGCCGGAGATCGCCGGCGTCTCGGCGGGCGGCATGCCGGACCGGGTGAAATGCCTGCACGCGCTGGTCGGCCACGCCTTGGCGGCTGGGCAGGGCGTCAACCCGCTCGGCGACGAGGCGCTGGAGTTGCTGCCGGATTGGTGGGCCGAGGGGCCCTGTGTGGGTGAGGAGCCCGGATGA
- a CDS encoding M55 family metallopeptidase has translation MRVLVSVDMEGIAGVVDGVDVRPGESEYERNRELMTAEANAAVRGVFAHAGSAEVLVSDAHARFRNLLPERLDRRARLLRGKPKQWGMLAGIESGVDAVVFVGYHGKAGSAQSVLAHTVNGGVFADVRCNGTSLGEIGLNAALAAHHQAVPVLVAGDDTVAAEAGGIVPGIHAVVVKRALGARAAESLHPEEACARIEAGVPDALRDRAAVRPPRFGDQVQLEIDVLSPGMTELALLIPGMERLDGCTLRYQAADFPTAYRLVQLVSVLGSS, from the coding sequence ATGCGCGTACTGGTCTCGGTGGACATGGAGGGCATCGCCGGTGTCGTCGACGGCGTGGATGTGCGGCCGGGGGAGAGTGAGTACGAGCGCAACCGGGAGCTGATGACGGCTGAGGCCAACGCCGCGGTGCGGGGCGTCTTCGCACACGCGGGGTCGGCCGAGGTGTTGGTGAGCGACGCGCACGCGCGGTTCCGCAACCTCCTCCCTGAGCGGCTCGACCGGCGTGCCCGGCTGCTGCGCGGCAAGCCCAAGCAGTGGGGCATGCTCGCCGGCATCGAGTCGGGCGTGGACGCGGTCGTGTTCGTCGGCTACCACGGCAAGGCCGGCTCGGCGCAGTCCGTTCTCGCCCACACGGTGAACGGCGGGGTGTTCGCCGACGTGCGGTGCAACGGCACCTCGCTGGGCGAGATCGGCCTGAACGCCGCGCTGGCCGCACATCACCAGGCCGTCCCCGTCCTCGTCGCGGGCGACGACACGGTCGCGGCCGAGGCCGGCGGGATCGTCCCCGGCATCCACGCCGTCGTGGTCAAGCGCGCCCTCGGCGCCCGTGCAGCCGAGTCGCTGCACCCCGAGGAGGCGTGCGCCCGTATCGAGGCCGGCGTCCCCGACGCCCTCCGCGACCGCGCCGCCGTCCGCCCACCCCGCTTCGGCGACCAGGTCCAGCTGGAGATCGACGTCCTCAGCCCCGGCATGACCGAGCTAGCCCTGCTCATCCCGGGCATGGAGCGCCTGGACGGCTGCACCCTCCGTTACCAGGCTGCCGACTTCCCGACCGCGTACCGCCTGGTCCAGCTCGTCTCCGTCCTCGGGAGCAGCTAG
- a CDS encoding lysoplasmalogenase family protein produces MTTHTGTERSVAPVLLTGFFLLAIAHLGLMLADVEPWTSITKPLPALTLLAYALATRRGGLLALALLLCAAADVVLDLDGLFVVGVVMFGLAHLCFIVLLVLRRARLRVPIVLAYLVVWVLGLWWLWSDLGELRFQLAGYSLLVVAMAIVAAGLNRRTGLGGALFVVSDTLIAVGLAGREVVPQQGVLVMVTYFAALYFLATGVRRRT; encoded by the coding sequence GTGACTACGCACACGGGGACCGAGCGCAGCGTGGCGCCGGTGTTGCTGACGGGGTTCTTCCTCCTCGCGATCGCCCATCTCGGGCTGATGCTGGCCGACGTCGAGCCGTGGACGTCGATCACCAAACCGCTTCCGGCGTTGACACTTCTGGCGTACGCGCTGGCTACTCGGCGCGGCGGGCTGCTCGCGCTGGCGCTGCTGTTGTGTGCCGCGGCGGACGTCGTGCTCGATCTCGACGGCCTGTTCGTCGTTGGCGTCGTGATGTTCGGGCTGGCGCATCTGTGTTTCATCGTGCTCCTGGTCCTGCGCCGGGCGCGGCTCCGGGTGCCGATCGTGCTGGCCTACCTGGTGGTCTGGGTCCTGGGGCTCTGGTGGCTGTGGTCGGACCTCGGTGAGTTGCGATTCCAGTTGGCGGGGTACAGCCTGCTGGTGGTCGCGATGGCGATCGTGGCCGCGGGGTTGAACCGGCGTACGGGCCTGGGCGGTGCGTTGTTCGTCGTGTCGGACACGCTGATCGCCGTCGGTCTGGCGGGGCGGGAAGTCGTTCCGCAGCAGGGGGTGCTGGTGATGGTGACGTACTTCGCGGCGCTCTACTTCCTCGCGACGGGAGTTCGTCGGCGCACTTGA
- a CDS encoding Ppx/GppA phosphatase family protein, with translation MRVAAIDCGTNSIRLLVAEVSAAAGTLVDLDRRLEIVRLGQDVDRTGQLAPEALERTFAACEVYAARIAELGAERVRFVATSATRDASNRAEFVDGVRSLLGVEPEVVTGAEEAALSFAGSTRELTEGGPYLVVDIGGGSTEFVLGGASPEASISVDLGCVRLTERHLNTSPPTMEGVFAALAEVERQLDLAAAAVPLEQAKTFVGLAGTVTTVAAMVLDLPAYEPERIHHARISAADVHTVTERLLHLSHEQRAALPFMHPGRVDVIGAGALILDCIVQRAKAAEVVVSEHDILDGIAWSLA, from the coding sequence ATGAGGGTCGCGGCGATCGACTGTGGGACGAACTCGATCCGGCTGCTGGTGGCCGAGGTCTCCGCTGCTGCTGGGACGCTGGTGGATCTCGATCGGCGGTTGGAGATCGTGCGGCTCGGGCAGGACGTGGACCGGACCGGGCAGCTGGCGCCGGAGGCATTGGAACGGACGTTCGCCGCCTGTGAGGTGTACGCCGCGCGCATCGCCGAGCTCGGTGCGGAGCGCGTGCGCTTCGTCGCCACCTCGGCGACCCGGGACGCGTCGAACCGAGCGGAGTTCGTGGACGGCGTGCGTTCGCTCCTCGGGGTCGAGCCGGAAGTCGTGACGGGCGCGGAGGAGGCGGCGCTCTCGTTCGCCGGTTCCACGCGCGAGCTCACCGAGGGCGGACCGTACCTCGTCGTCGACATCGGCGGTGGGTCGACGGAGTTCGTGCTCGGCGGTGCTTCGCCGGAAGCCTCGATCTCGGTGGACCTGGGGTGCGTACGGCTCACCGAGCGCCACCTGAACACCTCGCCGCCCACGATGGAGGGTGTCTTCGCGGCGCTGGCCGAGGTGGAGCGGCAGCTCGACCTCGCCGCCGCGGCGGTGCCGCTCGAGCAGGCGAAGACGTTCGTCGGCCTCGCCGGAACGGTGACGACTGTGGCCGCGATGGTGCTGGACCTCCCCGCGTACGAGCCGGAACGCATCCACCACGCGCGCATCTCCGCGGCGGACGTGCACACCGTCACCGAGCGGTTGCTGCACCTGTCGCACGAGCAACGTGCCGCGCTGCCGTTCATGCATCCCGGTCGCGTCGACGTGATCGGCGCGGGTGCGCTGATCCTGGACTGCATCGTGCAACGGGCGAAGGCCGCCGAGGTCGTCGTGAGTGAGCACGACATCCTCGACGGCATCGCCTGGTCACTTGCTTAG
- a CDS encoding carbohydrate ABC transporter permease — translation MSATLGRVLRVSLTTLGGLIFVSVLVYATLSALKPASEVLAVPLSWLPSTFEWSNFALPFTETPFARYYLNSVVVGVSVTVLNVVTCTAAGYSFSKFGYRGRNAVFVIILATLMVPVEIIYVPLYALVFQLGWVNSFAGLIIPAGTSAFGIFLMRQSIDSVPDELLEAARLDGAGELRTLVSIVAPVVRAPIAALALFIFMTNWDSHLWPLLVGADDAHRTLPVGLAAMQANNLGSAGVPMMMAAALLALLPTLLLFLSLQRRFVEGVTMTAGMR, via the coding sequence GTGAGCGCCACGCTCGGCCGCGTCCTGCGCGTCTCGCTCACCACGCTGGGCGGGCTGATCTTCGTGTCTGTGTTGGTGTACGCGACGCTGTCGGCGCTCAAGCCAGCGAGCGAGGTGCTCGCCGTTCCGCTGTCGTGGTTGCCGAGTACGTTCGAATGGTCCAACTTCGCGCTGCCGTTCACCGAGACGCCGTTCGCGCGCTACTACCTGAACAGCGTCGTGGTGGGCGTCAGTGTCACCGTGCTGAACGTGGTGACGTGCACGGCGGCTGGGTACAGCTTCTCCAAGTTCGGCTACCGCGGCCGGAACGCGGTCTTCGTGATCATCCTGGCCACGTTGATGGTGCCGGTCGAGATCATCTACGTGCCATTGTACGCCCTGGTCTTCCAGCTGGGTTGGGTGAACTCGTTCGCGGGCCTGATCATCCCAGCCGGCACGAGCGCGTTCGGCATCTTCCTGATGCGGCAGTCGATCGACTCGGTGCCGGACGAGCTGCTCGAGGCGGCTCGGCTGGACGGTGCGGGCGAGCTTCGTACGCTCGTGTCGATCGTCGCGCCGGTCGTCCGCGCGCCGATCGCCGCGTTGGCGCTGTTCATCTTCATGACGAACTGGGACAGCCACCTGTGGCCCCTGCTGGTGGGCGCCGACGACGCCCACCGCACCCTGCCCGTCGGCCTGGCCGCGATGCAGGCGAACAACCTCGGCAGTGCGGGAGTGCCGATGATGATGGCAGCGGCGCTGCTGGCTCTGCTGCCGACTTTGTTGCTGTTTCTCTCGCTACAGCGAAGGTTTGTCGAGGGAGTGACCATGACTGCGGGAATGAGGTGA
- a CDS encoding hemerythrin domain-containing protein, with protein sequence MNDISAANDRLTAFGNQLIAVHDWLRDTITHLRENVDSPAVDLRTHCLAFCHAITRHHTGEDSDAFTLLREQFPTLSPVLDTLSRDHGQIEHLLQRLQHLLDTGDRVAIGRELDGIAVLLESHFFYEEKKIITALNSLHVPEWERERPAFLERGDD encoded by the coding sequence TTGAATGACATCTCCGCTGCGAACGACCGGCTCACGGCGTTCGGCAATCAGCTCATCGCCGTCCATGACTGGCTCCGCGACACGATCACGCACCTGCGCGAGAACGTGGACTCGCCCGCCGTCGACCTACGAACCCACTGCCTGGCGTTCTGCCACGCGATCACCCGCCACCACACCGGCGAGGACTCCGACGCGTTCACCTTGCTGCGCGAGCAGTTCCCGACGCTGAGTCCTGTCCTCGACACGCTGAGCCGCGACCACGGGCAGATCGAACACCTGCTGCAGCGCCTCCAGCACCTCCTCGACACCGGCGACCGCGTGGCCATCGGCCGCGAGCTGGATGGCATCGCGGTACTGCTCGAGTCGCACTTCTTCTACGAGGAGAAGAAGATCATCACGGCGCTGAACTCGCTCCACGTGCCCGAGTGGGAACGGGAACGACCCGCCTTCCTCGAGCGGGGAGACGACTAG
- a CDS encoding GntR family transcriptional regulator, with product MQSSPPGKVGEIRARLLSLVDNLPEGALLPSERELAAKWQVSRMTLRRAMDELVAEELLIRRQGSGTFTCRPKVVRRLVMTSFSDDMRRRGLTPGSTTLEFRRHRADRGLARRLRIPVGDMVLAFIRLRTADDVPMVVERTSLPDAYVPGLQPEDLNNSWYELLAVRYGVEVATGTSRLEPAMPDTRTAEWLGIPVTQPCLVFRTTVLDGRGRVFETGSAVYRGDRYTLTAELRPPRQVVRPNVGMGPTG from the coding sequence ATGCAGAGCTCGCCCCCCGGCAAGGTTGGAGAGATCCGAGCACGGCTGCTCAGCCTCGTCGACAACCTCCCCGAGGGCGCCCTGTTGCCGTCCGAACGCGAGCTCGCCGCCAAATGGCAGGTCTCTCGGATGACCCTCCGCAGAGCCATGGACGAGCTCGTCGCCGAAGAGCTGCTCATCCGCAGACAAGGCAGCGGTACGTTCACCTGCCGCCCCAAGGTCGTCCGGCGGCTGGTGATGACCTCGTTCTCCGACGACATGCGCCGGCGTGGACTCACGCCGGGCAGCACGACGCTGGAGTTCCGCCGGCACCGCGCGGACCGCGGCCTGGCACGCCGGCTTCGCATCCCGGTCGGGGACATGGTCCTCGCGTTCATCCGCCTCCGAACGGCCGACGACGTGCCGATGGTGGTCGAACGCACCAGCCTCCCCGACGCCTACGTCCCCGGTCTGCAGCCGGAGGACCTCAACAACTCCTGGTACGAGCTCCTCGCCGTCCGCTACGGCGTCGAGGTCGCCACCGGCACGTCACGGCTCGAGCCAGCGATGCCCGACACCCGGACCGCCGAATGGCTCGGCATCCCGGTCACTCAACCCTGCTTGGTGTTTCGAACGACAGTCCTCGATGGCCGCGGGCGCGTCTTCGAAACCGGCAGTGCCGTCTATCGCGGTGACCGCTACACCCTCACCGCCGAGCTCCGACCTCCACGACAGGTCGTCCGCCCCAACGTCGGCATGGGGCCCACGGGGTAA
- a CDS encoding FtsB family cell division protein produces the protein MPGPRRSPRPAARGRTRAGTSPGSPGRGARSGPERTRRTVPTDAPAGPPPAGPSGPSAAARRSSLTGRAAILALVLAALVVSYASSLRAWAEQRSQIAELKAEQADRTERVGELEDELNRWNDPAYIEAQARERFGWVLPGETGYKVVDETAGETAKPPTEKSSAKGNAARPWWSTLWGSVENAGNPPVPSAEPKKPKPAATIDPEVTPGQ, from the coding sequence ATGCCGGGTCCCCGTCGCAGCCCGCGTCCCGCCGCTCGTGGCAGGACGCGGGCAGGCACGTCCCCGGGTTCGCCGGGGCGTGGCGCGCGGTCGGGCCCGGAACGTACGCGCCGCACCGTCCCCACCGACGCCCCGGCCGGCCCGCCGCCGGCCGGTCCGTCGGGGCCCTCCGCCGCGGCGAGGCGGTCCAGCCTCACCGGCCGGGCCGCGATCCTCGCGCTCGTGCTGGCGGCGCTGGTCGTCTCGTACGCCTCGTCGCTGCGCGCGTGGGCCGAGCAGCGCTCGCAGATCGCCGAGCTGAAGGCCGAGCAGGCGGACCGTACCGAACGCGTCGGCGAGCTCGAGGACGAGCTGAACCGCTGGAACGATCCGGCGTACATCGAGGCCCAGGCGCGCGAACGGTTCGGCTGGGTGCTGCCCGGCGAGACCGGCTACAAGGTCGTCGACGAGACCGCGGGCGAGACCGCCAAGCCCCCGACCGAGAAGTCGTCGGCGAAGGGCAACGCGGCGCGGCCCTGGTGGTCGACCTTGTGGGGCAGCGTGGAGAACGCCGGCAACCCACCGGTCCCGTCGGCGGAGCCGAAGAAGCCCAAACCGGCGGCGACGATCGACCCCGAAGTCACGCCCGGCCAGTGA
- a CDS encoding sigma-70 family RNA polymerase sigma factor, with amino-acid sequence MELLTKAGPEVDTARGEFGELFYGHAARMVRLAALLGADDPENVAQEAFVRLYQAWDRARDPVSYVQRTVVNLVRGRHRHLHVVRRKQPPPEPPAASAEEAVVIRDEHRELLRAVDRLPVRRREALVLRYWMDLSDAEAGAVMGVSPTTVKSHVSRALRELADSLEKQS; translated from the coding sequence GTGGAGCTACTGACGAAGGCGGGTCCCGAGGTGGACACGGCACGCGGGGAGTTCGGGGAGCTGTTCTACGGGCACGCGGCGCGGATGGTGCGGCTGGCCGCGCTGCTCGGAGCCGACGACCCGGAGAACGTGGCGCAGGAGGCGTTCGTTCGGCTCTACCAGGCGTGGGACCGGGCGCGCGACCCGGTGAGCTACGTCCAGCGGACCGTGGTCAACCTGGTCCGTGGCCGACACCGGCATCTGCATGTCGTGCGGCGCAAACAGCCCCCGCCCGAGCCGCCGGCAGCCTCGGCGGAGGAAGCCGTGGTCATCAGGGACGAGCACCGCGAGCTGCTCCGCGCCGTCGACCGGCTGCCGGTACGGCGGCGCGAGGCGCTCGTCCTCCGCTACTGGATGGACCTCTCCGACGCCGAGGCCGGCGCCGTGATGGGCGTCTCGCCCACCACCGTCAAGTCGCACGTCTCACGGGCTCTCCGGGAGCTCGCCGACAGCTTGGAGAAGCAGTCATGA
- a CDS encoding N-acetylmannosamine-6-phosphate 2-epimerase — MSRLPYAAGALIVSCQARPGNPLHGPEPMSLMAKAAVDGGASGIRANGPVDVAAIRAEVSVPIIGIYKVGDPSGVFITPTVESAADVVRAGADVVALDGTLRPRPNGHTLATQIEWIHAELGVPVLADVDSVESALVARDAGADAVATTLSGYTNGSVPTDPDIRLVADLAAKLDCEVVAEGRYRTAADVRAALDAGAHAVVVGTAITNPLAITRWMVEAMR, encoded by the coding sequence GTGTCAAGACTGCCGTACGCGGCGGGTGCGTTGATCGTGTCGTGTCAGGCGCGACCGGGCAATCCGCTGCATGGTCCGGAGCCGATGTCGCTGATGGCGAAAGCCGCCGTTGACGGCGGGGCGTCCGGGATCCGCGCCAATGGACCGGTGGATGTCGCGGCGATCCGCGCCGAGGTGTCCGTGCCGATCATCGGCATCTACAAGGTGGGCGACCCGTCTGGCGTTTTCATCACGCCGACGGTGGAGTCGGCCGCCGACGTCGTACGAGCGGGCGCCGACGTCGTCGCCTTGGACGGGACGCTGCGGCCTCGTCCGAACGGGCACACGTTGGCGACGCAGATCGAGTGGATCCATGCTGAGCTGGGCGTTCCCGTTCTGGCGGACGTGGACAGCGTCGAGTCGGCGCTCGTGGCGCGGGACGCTGGCGCTGACGCGGTGGCGACGACGTTGTCCGGCTACACGAACGGGTCGGTGCCGACAGACCCGGACATCCGACTGGTCGCAGACCTGGCGGCGAAGCTGGACTGCGAGGTCGTCGCGGAGGGGCGGTATCGGACCGCTGCGGACGTCCGGGCCGCTCTCGACGCCGGTGCGCACGCGGTCGTCGTGGGTACGGCGATCACGAACCCGTTGGCGATCACGCGGTGGATGGTGGAGGCGATGCGGTGA
- a CDS encoding carbohydrate ABC transporter permease, which produces MAILSNRTSERSAEVDPADPGRRGRRRRRGIGLSRDVIGALLAVPAVVLFAAFAVYPMLRVFYLSVFDYNLTSDPEFVGLANFAFLATDSRFHEALGQTGFYVLGTYGPALILALVLAQALHTKTRGMGLVRLLYFVPVAMSWVAVSVIWRVVLHPDGLLNQALSIDVNWLTSSSTARWGLVIMSVWKEMGFFLILFLAGLQAISPDLHEAASLDGAGSFRRFWHLTLPLLRPVTAVCAVMAVIRGFQAFSPQVVLTGGSFETEVINLFVYKTAFENARMGRASAVAVLMFGALLLLTLIQLRAFRRRDR; this is translated from the coding sequence ATGGCGATTCTCAGCAACAGGACGTCCGAGCGGTCCGCGGAGGTCGATCCCGCGGACCCCGGACGCCGTGGGCGGCGGAGGCGGCGCGGGATCGGGCTCTCGCGCGACGTGATCGGCGCGCTGCTCGCCGTTCCCGCCGTCGTCCTGTTCGCGGCGTTCGCGGTCTACCCGATGCTGCGGGTGTTCTACCTGAGCGTCTTCGACTACAACCTGACCTCGGATCCCGAGTTCGTCGGGCTGGCCAACTTCGCCTTCCTGGCAACGGATTCGCGCTTCCACGAGGCGCTCGGCCAGACCGGCTTCTACGTGCTCGGTACGTACGGTCCCGCCCTGATCCTCGCGCTCGTCCTCGCCCAGGCGCTGCACACCAAGACCCGCGGCATGGGCCTGGTGCGGCTGCTGTACTTCGTCCCGGTCGCGATGAGCTGGGTCGCCGTCTCGGTGATCTGGCGCGTCGTGCTGCACCCGGACGGCCTGCTCAACCAGGCGCTGTCGATCGACGTGAACTGGCTGACCAGCTCCTCGACCGCGCGCTGGGGCCTGGTGATCATGAGCGTCTGGAAGGAGATGGGCTTCTTCCTGATCCTGTTCCTCGCCGGGCTGCAGGCCATCTCGCCCGACCTGCACGAGGCCGCGTCGCTCGACGGCGCCGGCAGCTTCCGCAGATTCTGGCATCTGACCCTGCCGTTGCTGCGACCCGTGACCGCGGTGTGTGCTGTGATGGCGGTGATCCGGGGGTTTCAGGCGTTCAGCCCGCAAGTCGTACTGACGGGCGGCTCGTTCGAGACCGAGGTGATCAACCTGTTCGTGTACAAGACCGCGTTCGAGAACGCGCGCATGGGACGCGCGTCCGCGGTCGCCGTCCTGATGTTCGGGGCGTTGCTCCTGCTCACGCTCATCCAGCTCCGCGCGTTCCGGAGGCGAGACCGGTGA